A stretch of Magnetococcales bacterium DNA encodes these proteins:
- a CDS encoding O-antigen ligase family protein, whose translation MKDVPEIPNKGEFVESVVFALFLGLIFWMPLPLGSNRPWAWSILEVGIFLLVGLYFLARMGEKKAFGKVFSDHPLEVFLWLAWILIPLLQVVPMPTSLLSVFSQATVEVNRFCGLDGKSMTISLDKTVTLVEWLKYVTYFLAAFLVLAVVDTRDRLRKLTWVIFLSGVFQAVFGMFVFFTGFVATWWLPDIQGSVHGTYVNRNHYAGLLEMSIPMGFGLLLGWMRSSEVQRNFRESLLWVLRNLSSRNGVVSALLVLMFLALFLSTSRGGNIALIVALLTVVALAFLRRRRSNREKRLVLPVVVAALIAGGWMGLGLLADRFKGSFIEHSGRIEVHVGTIEMVEHYPVLGTGSGTFKYVFPIYRTEKVQKFNDHSHNDFLEILATQGVIGFSLFGTSLAASWLAMIRRYLRRRDPFARGVLFAALAGSFSLSIHGLVDFNLQIPANACYFWILIAMGLQASVVPRAAIHESQKKRRREKALLFPSELSRRENT comes from the coding sequence ATGAAAGATGTCCCGGAAATACCCAACAAAGGGGAGTTTGTCGAATCGGTTGTCTTTGCTTTGTTTCTGGGTTTGATTTTTTGGATGCCGTTGCCTTTGGGAAGCAATCGCCCCTGGGCCTGGAGCATTCTGGAGGTCGGAATTTTTCTCTTGGTTGGACTCTATTTCCTTGCCCGCATGGGTGAGAAAAAGGCCTTCGGCAAGGTTTTTTCTGACCACCCATTGGAAGTTTTCCTGTGGTTGGCCTGGATCTTGATCCCCTTGTTGCAGGTGGTGCCCATGCCGACATCCCTGCTTTCGGTGTTTTCCCAGGCCACGGTGGAGGTCAACCGCTTTTGCGGTCTCGATGGGAAATCGATGACGATCTCCCTGGACAAGACAGTGACCCTTGTGGAGTGGCTGAAATATGTGACCTACTTTCTGGCAGCATTTTTGGTGCTGGCCGTGGTGGACACCCGTGATCGCCTGCGCAAGTTGACCTGGGTCATTTTCCTCTCCGGGGTCTTTCAGGCTGTATTTGGCATGTTTGTGTTCTTCACTGGCTTCGTAGCCACATGGTGGCTACCGGATATCCAGGGGAGTGTGCATGGCACCTATGTCAACAGGAATCACTATGCCGGCCTTCTGGAAATGAGCATCCCTATGGGATTTGGACTGCTGCTCGGATGGATGCGCAGCAGTGAGGTGCAGAGAAATTTCAGGGAATCCTTGCTGTGGGTTCTCCGCAACCTCAGCAGCCGTAATGGTGTGGTCTCTGCCCTGTTGGTGCTTATGTTTCTGGCTCTGTTTCTGAGCACTTCCCGGGGCGGGAACATCGCCCTGATCGTTGCGCTGCTCACTGTGGTCGCTCTGGCTTTTTTGCGGCGACGTCGCTCCAACCGGGAAAAAAGGTTGGTTCTGCCTGTCGTGGTTGCAGCCTTGATTGCGGGAGGGTGGATGGGCTTGGGGCTTCTGGCGGATCGTTTCAAAGGCTCCTTCATCGAACATTCAGGACGTATAGAAGTTCATGTCGGGACCATCGAGATGGTCGAGCACTACCCGGTCCTTGGTACCGGCAGTGGGACGTTCAAGTATGTCTTCCCCATATACCGAACCGAAAAGGTGCAAAAATTCAACGATCACAGCCATAATGATTTTCTGGAAATTCTGGCTACACAGGGCGTGATCGGATTCAGTTTGTTTGGCACATCGCTCGCCGCAAGTTGGTTGGCCATGATCCGCCGCTACCTGCGACGCCGGGATCCATTTGCTCGCGGGGTGTTGTTTGCTGCCCTTGCGGGATCTTTTTCCCTCTCCATCCATGGTCTGGTGGATTTCAATCTCCAGATCCCGGCGAATGCCTGTTATTTTTGGATCCTGATCGCCATGGGGTTGCAGGCTTCTGTGGTTCCCCGCGCTGCGATCCACGAAAGTCAAAAGAAGAGGCGCAGGGAAAAAGCCCTCCTGTTTCCGAGCGAATTGTCCAGACGGGAAAATACTTAA
- a CDS encoding polysaccharide export protein, producing MRCREKFWLGCAGPLQLVLVVVLLVHAQAVVAEDTNFRSQYRLGPGDKIQVTVNEEPDLSATHKVGPNGKISFAFLGDISVSGLTIKDVERLLQTRLADGYLRHPMVNIAINEFRMYFVNGEVKSPGGFSYQPGLTVRKAVTLAGGFTERAAEKKITVIRGNDASHKEYGVQLDDPVFPDDILTIPEGFW from the coding sequence ATGAGATGTCGTGAAAAGTTCTGGCTTGGGTGTGCAGGACCGCTCCAACTCGTCTTGGTGGTGGTCTTGTTGGTGCATGCGCAGGCGGTCGTGGCCGAAGACACAAACTTCCGGTCCCAGTATCGCCTGGGGCCAGGAGACAAAATTCAGGTCACCGTCAATGAAGAGCCCGATCTCTCGGCCACGCACAAGGTTGGGCCAAACGGCAAAATTTCCTTTGCGTTTTTGGGGGATATCTCTGTATCTGGCCTGACCATCAAGGATGTTGAGCGGCTTTTGCAGACCCGCTTGGCGGATGGGTACCTGCGGCACCCCATGGTGAATATTGCCATCAACGAATTCCGCATGTATTTCGTCAATGGTGAGGTCAAAAGTCCCGGCGGGTTTTCCTACCAGCCCGGTTTGACGGTGCGCAAGGCCGTCACCCTGGCCGGAGGATTCACCGAACGGGCGGCTGAGAAAAAAATCACTGTCATCCGGGGTAACGATGCCAGCCACAAGGAGTACGGGGTCCAACTGGACGATCCTGTCTTTCCTGACGATATTTTGACTATTCCAGAAGGCTTCTGGTGA
- a CDS encoding polysaccharide biosynthesis tyrosine autokinase, with the protein MADVTIVKAEGGGDPRVLQSEPAHRPSVRPDFMPPESDGPSYNLRFFLFLLFRRKWQVISVAFLFAMPTQVYLWSLVPLYQAEASMVIEQKTVKLIAFDDVYQSNAGQSGYMQTQMELIKNRKLAEEVVRRERLDLVPEFDPRVLAKRRGFSFSSLMPDLWFLKFMGDPVRPDVDEPVVDDGKPDPQRVQQVVDMVQGRIGVGTVGRSEIIKVSFVSEDPKLAARVANTIVQVFIDQEMEAKLQVTQHAANWLMSRLDNLRRSLDNSEKELQVYRETTGLLDSQSTQSLDRQQMDGINTQLAQVRAEAGAAQTKYERLVGLLKGYKGDVSQLPFSDSPQILELKREKVKIEQNLTELSDRYGPKHPRIIRAQKELEEIDRKVRQEVGRLVEIVKHDYAVADAQASRLARELDTQRGQVQQIQKKTYQMNKLEREVAANRQLYDMFLKRFKETGLSEGMQTANARLLESSRPPGGVFWPNKKRTLMMWSLMGVAAGMGLAFLLEFSDRSLKTPEELEMMSGLPLFATLPLLHLRRRDPTPPEEMQSRHPKSNYSEAVRSLRTGLLFSDVDRPMQIVMVTSALPEEGKTTVAVNLAQAFNQAGDRVLLLEADLRRPRLKEIFPVTGSAGVTGFLSGYLQQERRVNKRRRSGMDRRSGLDRRQEKFASAWSGKERRKGVEQRQSLERRRGAERRRTSMEILRKEVIETPFGLHVLPSGPTPPFPSEILASRRWRDMLADLRKFYDRIIIDAPPTLVVTDAQILGEQADGVVFVVKANKAARDVVMGALRRLHHSQISVVGCVLNSVDMRQLMYYSGGYRYGYGYGYGYGYGYGYGYGTGYGTGYGYYGDDKDKPRR; encoded by the coding sequence ATGGCTGATGTCACTATCGTCAAGGCCGAAGGGGGGGGTGACCCCAGGGTGCTTCAGAGTGAACCTGCGCATCGCCCTTCTGTTCGTCCCGACTTCATGCCTCCTGAAAGCGACGGACCCAGTTACAATCTTCGATTTTTTCTCTTTCTTCTCTTCCGCCGCAAATGGCAGGTCATCAGCGTGGCGTTTCTTTTTGCCATGCCTACCCAGGTTTACTTGTGGTCCCTGGTGCCGCTGTATCAGGCTGAAGCCAGCATGGTCATCGAGCAAAAAACGGTCAAACTGATCGCTTTTGACGATGTCTATCAATCCAATGCTGGTCAGAGCGGGTATATGCAGACCCAGATGGAGCTGATCAAGAATCGCAAGCTGGCCGAAGAGGTTGTGCGCCGGGAGCGGCTGGATCTTGTTCCTGAATTTGACCCCAGGGTTCTTGCTAAACGACGCGGATTCTCCTTTTCCTCGCTCATGCCGGACTTGTGGTTCCTGAAGTTTATGGGGGATCCGGTTCGTCCGGATGTTGATGAACCGGTTGTCGATGATGGCAAACCCGACCCCCAGCGTGTGCAACAGGTCGTGGATATGGTCCAGGGCCGCATTGGCGTTGGCACCGTGGGGCGCAGTGAAATCATCAAGGTCTCCTTCGTATCGGAAGACCCGAAATTGGCTGCCCGCGTGGCCAATACCATCGTCCAGGTCTTTATCGACCAGGAGATGGAAGCCAAACTCCAGGTGACCCAGCACGCAGCCAATTGGCTGATGAGCCGCCTGGATAACCTGCGCAGATCGCTGGACAACTCCGAGAAGGAGTTGCAGGTCTACCGGGAAACGACGGGGTTGCTGGACTCTCAGTCCACCCAAAGTCTGGATCGCCAACAGATGGATGGCATCAATACCCAACTGGCCCAGGTGCGCGCTGAGGCTGGCGCCGCCCAGACCAAATATGAGCGACTGGTGGGTCTGCTGAAGGGTTACAAGGGAGATGTCTCCCAGCTCCCGTTTTCTGATAGCCCACAGATACTTGAATTAAAGAGAGAAAAAGTCAAGATTGAGCAGAATTTGACCGAACTCTCCGATCGCTATGGCCCCAAACATCCCCGCATCATCCGGGCGCAAAAGGAGTTGGAAGAGATCGACCGCAAAGTCAGACAGGAGGTCGGTCGCTTGGTGGAGATCGTCAAACATGATTACGCCGTGGCCGATGCCCAGGCCAGCCGTTTGGCCAGGGAACTCGATACCCAACGTGGTCAGGTCCAGCAGATCCAGAAGAAAACCTACCAGATGAATAAGTTGGAACGAGAGGTTGCCGCCAACCGCCAGCTTTACGATATGTTCCTGAAACGCTTCAAGGAGACCGGCCTCAGCGAAGGGATGCAAACCGCCAATGCTCGCCTCCTGGAGTCGTCCCGACCTCCGGGCGGGGTGTTCTGGCCGAACAAAAAGCGCACCCTGATGATGTGGAGTCTTATGGGAGTGGCGGCGGGCATGGGGTTGGCGTTTTTGCTCGAGTTCTCCGACAGATCCCTCAAAACCCCTGAAGAGCTGGAAATGATGAGCGGCTTGCCCCTGTTTGCGACGCTGCCGCTCCTGCACCTGCGACGACGGGATCCCACACCCCCGGAAGAGATGCAGTCCAGGCATCCAAAGTCCAACTATTCAGAGGCAGTGCGAAGTCTGCGGACAGGTCTGCTCTTCTCGGATGTTGACCGGCCCATGCAGATCGTCATGGTGACCTCCGCTTTGCCGGAGGAGGGAAAGACGACCGTGGCGGTCAATCTGGCCCAGGCATTCAACCAGGCTGGGGATCGGGTTCTGTTGCTGGAAGCGGACCTGCGACGCCCCCGCCTCAAGGAAATTTTTCCTGTGACCGGTTCTGCGGGTGTCACGGGCTTTCTCTCCGGCTATCTCCAACAGGAGCGGCGTGTCAACAAAAGGCGCCGCTCAGGAATGGATCGCCGTTCCGGTTTGGATCGACGCCAGGAGAAGTTTGCCTCCGCCTGGAGTGGCAAGGAGCGGCGCAAGGGGGTGGAGCAGCGCCAAAGTCTTGAACGGCGGCGGGGAGCAGAGCGTCGGCGCACATCCATGGAAATTTTACGCAAAGAGGTGATCGAGACGCCGTTTGGCCTGCACGTTCTGCCCAGTGGCCCGACGCCGCCTTTCCCCAGTGAAATTCTTGCCTCCAGACGCTGGCGTGACATGCTGGCCGACCTGCGGAAATTTTATGATCGGATCATCATCGACGCCCCGCCGACTCTGGTGGTGACCGATGCCCAGATTCTTGGGGAACAAGCGGATGGCGTTGTTTTCGTGGTTAAAGCCAACAAAGCCGCCCGGGATGTTGTCATGGGGGCGCTTCGCCGCCTGCACCATTCCCAAATCTCTGTTGTGGGATGCGTTCTGAACAGTGTGGATATGCGCCAATTGATGTACTACAGCGGGGGATATCGCTACGGCTACGGCTACGGCTACGGCTACGGCTACGGCTATGGCTATGGTTATGGAACGGGGTATGGTACAGGGTACGGATACTACGGGGATGACAAGGACAAACCCAGGAGATAG
- a CDS encoding FecR domain-containing protein gives MPPKSCILAELGLGSGAADGYWGGTRVNVTVRRGSVLLLGLAMVQLVGAEEGVQAADQATPGGKPATQIETVGTGAVKKVHLGRVVELVKDVKGQEGKNQLLPLTVNDPVYPRQQVITGPGSRAVVQFRDGSTLAIGPDSKVVLNKFAFNPAESRAEKSVQVVSGAFRYLSGFAVKDSNVRIDTATSTMGIRGSAVQGMVAQGVPDFVNVARGEVHLKTNKGGVAVKEGEASAASSGAKPPTDPKVITPAIAAQAVTHILKEVGTELPKIRPLTKQQILEDAQVNRLSFAEQGGAPASAQPGKVAESTQKPDTPKTGGASKPKPDKKSQGEMDEILGAPKPGDLSYLFRDFQEKLAIWQRSIANGVSFIQEAEAATLDEIAAAVSILVQAEKVGLLAAAPGTMTAEQRAFVAQVAAANPQAAAVLTQSNTQQQANNQASSNSGTQQVVSGAAMVSTSSKEVAGIVAAAVQAVAQAAPGSNIVSVIMQSALSDPKTNNAQAATMVTAAAAQGNPSIAAQAAAAAVQSLPPAEKAAAMGTVAAAAASAAPQQAAQVASAMAVNNPAAAAQIAASVVQAVGNNSAPQVAAAVLNASSTSASAVAVASAVAQVVGKDNPGISASLAAAVTRVVGADSAAQVAASVVQMAGSGAARDVAQAVSGVASGSAALVASALSQMVPPADRELVKASAAAGAQTTLTAIETGINGLSQQQVNSVVQQAITASGDAQTTAQQAQREVKASQELSQQVRDVVTQPDRGQQQQQQQQQQQQQQQQQQQQQQQQQQQQQQ, from the coding sequence GTGCCACCCAAATCCTGTATTCTGGCCGAGTTGGGCTTGGGTTCCGGAGCGGCGGACGGCTATTGGGGAGGGACGCGGGTGAACGTTACGGTAAGGCGTGGTTCGGTTTTGTTGCTGGGGTTGGCCATGGTGCAACTCGTTGGGGCGGAGGAGGGGGTCCAGGCAGCGGACCAGGCCACTCCCGGAGGGAAACCAGCCACGCAGATCGAAACGGTTGGGACCGGGGCGGTCAAGAAAGTCCACCTGGGAAGGGTGGTCGAACTGGTCAAGGATGTCAAAGGTCAGGAGGGAAAGAACCAGCTACTCCCCCTGACTGTCAATGACCCGGTTTACCCACGGCAGCAGGTTATCACCGGTCCTGGCTCCCGGGCTGTGGTCCAGTTTCGCGATGGGTCGACCCTCGCCATCGGTCCGGACAGCAAGGTTGTCTTGAACAAGTTTGCCTTCAACCCGGCGGAAAGCCGGGCGGAAAAATCGGTGCAGGTGGTGTCGGGGGCCTTCCGATATCTGTCGGGGTTTGCCGTCAAGGATTCGAATGTGCGCATCGATACAGCCACATCCACCATGGGTATACGCGGCTCAGCCGTACAGGGGATGGTTGCGCAAGGTGTTCCTGATTTTGTCAACGTGGCGCGTGGCGAAGTCCATTTGAAAACCAATAAGGGTGGTGTCGCGGTCAAGGAGGGAGAGGCGAGTGCCGCCAGCAGTGGCGCCAAGCCGCCAACCGACCCAAAAGTCATCACCCCGGCCATCGCAGCCCAGGCTGTAACGCACATCCTCAAGGAGGTTGGCACCGAGCTGCCGAAGATCAGGCCGTTGACCAAACAACAGATTCTGGAAGATGCCCAGGTCAACAGGCTGAGTTTTGCCGAACAGGGGGGCGCGCCCGCCTCGGCGCAGCCCGGAAAGGTGGCAGAGTCGACCCAAAAACCGGATACGCCGAAAACTGGCGGTGCAAGCAAGCCCAAACCGGATAAAAAAAGCCAGGGGGAGATGGATGAGATCCTGGGTGCCCCCAAACCTGGGGATCTTTCATATCTCTTCCGGGATTTCCAGGAGAAGCTGGCCATTTGGCAACGATCCATAGCCAACGGAGTCTCCTTCATTCAGGAGGCGGAGGCCGCCACCCTGGATGAGATTGCCGCCGCCGTCAGTATTCTCGTGCAGGCGGAAAAAGTGGGACTGTTGGCTGCGGCACCAGGAACCATGACGGCAGAACAAAGGGCCTTCGTCGCGCAGGTCGCCGCCGCGAACCCGCAGGCAGCGGCTGTTCTGACCCAAAGCAATACCCAACAACAGGCCAACAATCAGGCCAGCTCGAACAGTGGCACGCAGCAGGTTGTGAGCGGGGCCGCCATGGTGTCCACCAGTTCCAAGGAGGTTGCGGGGATCGTGGCCGCTGCCGTCCAGGCCGTTGCCCAGGCTGCACCCGGCAGCAATATTGTTTCCGTCATCATGCAAAGCGCCCTCTCCGATCCCAAGACCAACAACGCTCAGGCAGCGACCATGGTGACGGCAGCGGCTGCCCAGGGGAATCCCAGTATCGCCGCCCAGGCTGCGGCGGCGGCTGTGCAAAGTTTGCCGCCGGCTGAAAAGGCCGCAGCCATGGGAACGGTTGCGGCTGCGGCAGCATCGGCGGCTCCCCAGCAAGCGGCGCAGGTGGCGTCGGCCATGGCGGTGAACAACCCGGCTGCCGCCGCCCAGATTGCTGCCTCGGTGGTGCAGGCTGTAGGCAACAATTCTGCTCCCCAGGTGGCCGCAGCAGTGTTGAATGCGTCATCGACAAGCGCCAGCGCGGTGGCCGTGGCCTCAGCTGTGGCTCAGGTGGTTGGCAAGGATAATCCCGGTATATCGGCCTCCCTGGCTGCGGCGGTTACCAGAGTGGTTGGTGCGGACTCTGCGGCCCAGGTGGCGGCCAGCGTTGTTCAAATGGCGGGATCGGGTGCTGCCAGAGATGTGGCTCAGGCCGTTTCAGGTGTCGCTTCCGGTTCTGCGGCCCTGGTGGCGTCAGCATTGAGCCAGATGGTTCCCCCCGCCGATCGTGAGTTGGTCAAGGCTTCCGCAGCGGCGGGCGCCCAAACTACCTTGACGGCTATCGAAACCGGCATCAATGGACTCTCTCAGCAACAGGTCAACAGTGTGGTGCAGCAGGCGATCACGGCGTCGGGTGACGCTCAGACAACGGCCCAGCAAGCACAACGTGAAGTCAAGGCCTCCCAGGAACTTTCCCAGCAAGTGCGGGATGTTGTAACCCAACCCGACAGGGGTCAGCAACAGCAACAGCAACAGCAACAGCAACAACAGCAACAGCAACAGCAACAGCAACAGCAACAGCAACAGCAACAGCAACAGCAACAGC
- the tpx gene encoding thiol peroxidase produces MAKITLKGNPINTCGNLPAVGSKAPDFVLTKTDLSDVSLKDFHGKTLVLNIFPSIDTAVCATSVRRFNADVDKMPNAVVLCVSLDLPFAHGRFCGAEGLQKVVPATELRQRGFGEAYGVRIVDGPLAGLLARAVVVVDPQGKVKYAQQVPEIVQEPDYEAAIKAI; encoded by the coding sequence ATGGCAAAAATCACCCTTAAAGGTAACCCCATCAACACCTGTGGCAATCTCCCTGCCGTGGGTTCCAAGGCCCCTGATTTCGTTCTGACCAAGACCGATTTGTCTGATGTATCCTTGAAAGACTTTCACGGAAAAACATTAGTTTTAAATATCTTCCCCAGCATTGACACCGCCGTGTGCGCCACCTCCGTGCGTCGCTTCAACGCCGATGTGGACAAGATGCCCAACGCAGTTGTCCTGTGCGTCTCCCTGGACCTGCCCTTTGCCCATGGCCGCTTCTGTGGCGCTGAGGGATTGCAGAAAGTCGTCCCGGCCACGGAGCTCCGTCAGCGCGGTTTTGGCGAAGCTTATGGTGTGCGGATCGTGGATGGACCCTTGGCCGGGCTCCTGGCGCGGGCCGTGGTCGTTGTCGACCCACAAGGCAAGGTCAAATACGCCCAGCAGGTTCCTGAAATCGTCCAGGAACCCGACTATGAAGCTGCGATAAAAGCCATCTGA
- a CDS encoding outer membrane beta-barrel protein, which yields MSEVRSAIRDAGTCFRHSASQPVMTRLWLVGVAAMLLILCGSIGYLSASDGARGIPVGIFRVKPSLSIQSRYDSNVFKDATNRVGEKILSIQPVVQVSTHWKSLTFSGSLASDIARYESRSTEDYQDYKAAMHVKYSVSRRLELGAKTDVAFNHDSRGAADVGKIGANNPPRHWKHYGFDGSAQYTYNRLRTLMELSHQIDDKLDIGNYLNKATLSLMFALAPRTSLLTEVGWKGIVYDSAALDRDNQERSIGAGVSWTGAAKTQGDLRVGYTMKEYENSAVEGSSAFTFGGGIGWKPLAKTALKLDLSRNFAEGGLVSNYYVSTSEQLGLTQKLRSFLTFNSNVSHTQNDYSSGLENEIWKGSAGFGYAFPRWLTMDTNFTRTSQKSNQVDSGYDSDEVMVSLTGGL from the coding sequence ATGTCCGAAGTCAGGTCAGCCATACGTGATGCGGGAACCTGTTTCCGCCACTCTGCAAGCCAGCCGGTGATGACACGGCTGTGGCTGGTCGGTGTGGCTGCCATGCTGTTGATCCTCTGTGGTTCCATTGGGTATCTGAGTGCATCGGACGGGGCAAGGGGCATACCGGTTGGCATCTTTCGTGTCAAACCCTCCTTGTCGATTCAGTCGCGCTATGACAGCAACGTCTTCAAGGATGCGACCAACCGGGTCGGTGAAAAAATCCTCTCCATACAGCCTGTTGTCCAAGTTTCCACGCACTGGAAAAGTTTGACTTTCAGCGGATCCCTCGCAAGCGACATCGCCCGCTACGAGTCGCGTTCCACCGAGGATTACCAGGATTACAAGGCTGCGATGCATGTCAAATATTCCGTCAGCCGCCGTTTGGAACTTGGCGCCAAAACCGACGTGGCTTTCAACCATGACAGCCGTGGTGCTGCCGATGTGGGAAAGATTGGCGCCAATAATCCACCAAGACATTGGAAACATTACGGGTTTGATGGGTCCGCGCAGTATACGTACAACAGGCTTCGCACCCTGATGGAGCTTTCCCACCAGATCGACGACAAGCTGGATATAGGAAATTATCTGAACAAGGCAACCTTGTCGCTCATGTTTGCCCTGGCACCGAGGACGTCCCTTTTGACAGAGGTCGGATGGAAGGGTATAGTCTACGACAGCGCAGCCCTGGATCGGGACAATCAGGAGAGGTCTATCGGCGCCGGTGTGAGTTGGACGGGCGCCGCCAAGACCCAGGGTGATCTGAGGGTCGGCTATACGATGAAAGAGTATGAAAATTCCGCCGTGGAAGGCAGCAGTGCGTTCACTTTTGGTGGTGGAATTGGCTGGAAACCCCTCGCCAAAACCGCATTGAAGTTGGATCTTTCTCGCAACTTCGCGGAAGGGGGGTTGGTCTCCAACTACTACGTTTCGACCAGTGAACAGCTGGGATTGACCCAAAAGTTGCGTTCGTTCTTGACTTTCAACTCCAATGTCAGTCATACCCAGAACGACTACAGCTCCGGGTTGGAAAACGAGATCTGGAAGGGAAGTGCCGGGTTCGGTTACGCCTTCCCGCGGTGGTTGACCATGGACACCAATTTCACCAGGACGAGTCAAAAGTCCAACCAGGTCGATTCTGGGTACGACAGCGACGAAGTCATGGTCTCCTTGACCGGTGGTCTGTAG
- a CDS encoding zinc-dependent alcohol dehydrogenase family protein, which yields MKAMLLDTYGHSATFRSADLPKPQVRPGHLLLRVVATSVNPIDVKIRTLGLPLAPELPAVLHGDAAGIVEEVGPGVTDFKPGDEVYGCVGGVKGSGGALAEYLLADARLLAHRPVTLPLVECAALPLVTLTAWEGIMDRASIRPGDPVLIHAGTGGVGHMALQLAHLCGAIVTTTVSTPEKALAAKQLGANHTFDYRTATVTDMVRETPQGHGFALVFDTVGGHNLDASFQAVRPGGTVVTCVARSTHDLSPLHAKGLTLHVVFMLLPLLTHQARAHHGNILRRVASLVDAGRLRPLLHPRQFSLSEVQQAHAVVADGKAFGKVLVRI from the coding sequence ATGAAAGCCATGCTTCTCGATACTTATGGCCATTCAGCCACCTTTCGTTCGGCGGATCTTCCCAAACCACAGGTCAGACCGGGTCATCTGCTTCTTCGTGTCGTGGCTACAAGCGTCAATCCGATCGACGTCAAGATCCGCACCTTGGGTTTGCCCCTGGCCCCGGAGTTGCCCGCCGTTCTACACGGAGATGCAGCCGGCATTGTCGAGGAGGTTGGTCCTGGCGTGACCGATTTCAAGCCTGGTGACGAAGTCTATGGCTGCGTTGGTGGCGTCAAGGGAAGCGGGGGGGCACTGGCGGAATACCTGCTGGCAGATGCACGTTTGCTTGCACACCGGCCCGTGACATTACCCCTGGTCGAATGTGCGGCATTGCCCCTGGTGACTCTGACTGCATGGGAGGGCATCATGGATCGCGCCTCCATACGTCCTGGTGATCCGGTCCTGATCCACGCCGGGACCGGTGGCGTTGGCCACATGGCCCTGCAACTGGCTCACTTGTGCGGCGCGATCGTCACCACAACCGTTTCCACACCGGAAAAAGCCCTGGCCGCGAAACAATTGGGAGCCAACCACACCTTCGACTACCGCACGGCCACCGTCACCGACATGGTCCGGGAAACACCACAGGGGCATGGGTTTGCCCTGGTCTTCGACACGGTTGGCGGGCACAATCTGGACGCTTCTTTCCAGGCAGTCCGACCTGGTGGTACCGTTGTGACCTGCGTTGCCCGTTCGACGCATGACCTCTCCCCGCTCCATGCCAAGGGCCTTACACTGCACGTTGTTTTCATGCTCCTGCCCCTGCTGACCCATCAGGCTCGTGCCCATCATGGCAACATATTGCGGCGCGTGGCATCCCTGGTGGATGCCGGACGTTTGCGTCCCCTCCTCCACCCCCGACAATTTTCACTATCCGAGGTGCAACAGGCCCATGCGGTCGTGGCCGACGGCAAGGCCTTTGGCAAGGTTCTGGTCAGGATTTAA
- a CDS encoding capsular biosynthesis protein, producing MGGFTDIHCHILPLMDDGPEAAQESLAMARCAFAAGTRVLVATPHVTPGVYDNSLASIRQATEAFRGLLQEEGIDLDVRWAADVRLSPELIRLVAEGSLPTLNKTGSRRFFLLEFPHDTIPPGSDKIVRRLLEQNYVPVLTHPERHRVICHHPGKLLPFLEMGCLSQLTAGSLTGVFGMDARRCAVTLLEKDWAHVIASDAHDLRERSPDLREGVQAAAQVVGMSRAMAMVTSIPGALL from the coding sequence TTGGGTGGGTTCACGGATATCCATTGCCATATCCTGCCCCTCATGGACGACGGACCGGAAGCGGCGCAGGAGTCCCTGGCCATGGCGCGTTGTGCTTTTGCCGCAGGTACCAGGGTGTTGGTCGCGACGCCGCATGTGACGCCTGGTGTCTATGACAACTCCCTGGCCTCCATTCGTCAGGCAACCGAGGCGTTTCGAGGTCTCCTCCAGGAGGAGGGGATCGACCTGGATGTGCGTTGGGCGGCTGATGTGCGTCTTTCACCGGAACTGATCAGGCTTGTGGCTGAGGGGAGTCTGCCGACTTTGAATAAGACAGGCTCCCGGCGTTTTTTTTTGTTGGAGTTTCCCCACGACACGATTCCACCGGGCAGCGACAAGATCGTTCGCCGCTTGTTGGAGCAAAATTACGTTCCGGTCCTGACCCATCCGGAACGGCACAGGGTGATATGCCACCATCCCGGCAAACTGCTTCCCTTCCTGGAAATGGGGTGTCTCAGTCAGTTGACTGCCGGATCCTTGACCGGGGTGTTTGGGATGGACGCGCGTCGATGTGCGGTCACGTTGCTGGAAAAGGATTGGGCGCATGTGATTGCCAGCGATGCCCATGATCTCAGGGAACGATCACCAGACCTGCGTGAGGGTGTGCAGGCTGCCGCACAGGTCGTTGGCATGTCACGGGCCATGGCCATGGTGACCTCCATACCTGGTGCGTTGCTATGA